The following are encoded together in the Bactrocera neohumeralis isolate Rockhampton chromosome 6, APGP_CSIRO_Bneo_wtdbg2-racon-allhic-juicebox.fasta_v2, whole genome shotgun sequence genome:
- the LOC126761936 gene encoding ras-related protein Rab-43 has protein sequence MNSRNPQTLMALPNEENFDFLFKVVLIGDCGTGKTCIVERFKTGNFIERHGNTIGVDFSMKTVNIEGKQVKLQIWDTAGQERFRTITQSYYRSANGVIIVYDITKRSSFSNLQKWIEEVRRYTASNVLLILIGNKCDLDEEREVDFEEAKQMCQYIPEILFVMETSAKQNTNVEDAFVCLATELKRRHDINTVEEDKEDAIRLGQSKPLNNCSSSCNLL, from the exons ATGAATTCGCGTAATCCACAAACACTTATGGCACTGCCAAATgaggaaaattttgatttccttTTTAAAGTGGTATTGATTGGAGACTGTGGAACTGGGAAAACTTGTATTGTAGAGCGTTTTAAAACtggaaatttcattgaaagaCATGGGAATACTATAGGCGTGGACTTTTCTATGAAAACAGTTAATATCGAAGGAAAGCAAGTAAAA CTTCAAATATGGGATACAGCTGGACAAGAACGGTTTCGTACAATCACGCAAAGCTACTATCGTTCTGCAAATGGTGTTATAATTG TTTATGACATAACAAAGAGGTCTTCTTTTTCAAATCTTCAAAAGTGGATTGAAGAGGTTCGGCGTTACACAGCATCCAACGTGTTACTTATTTTAATTGGAAATAAGTGTGATTTAGACGAAGAGCGTGAAGTGGATTTtgaagaagcaaagcaaatgtgcCAATATATACCCGAAATCCTTTTTGTAATGGAAACATCAGCGAAACAAAATACAAACGTTGAAGACGCATTTGTTTGTTTGGCAACGGAATTAAAG cGGCGTCATGACATCAACACTGTAGAAGAAGACAAAGAAGATGCCATACGACTGGGGCAAAGCAAACCGCTTAATAACTGCAGTAGTTCTTGCAATTTATTATAA